DNA sequence from the Burkholderia pyrrocinia genome:
CGTATAGAACGCCATCAGCAGCGCGAGCGGCTTCACCTTGTAGCCGACGATCAGCAGCAGGCCGCCGAGCCCCTCGATCGCGACGACGATCGGCGCGACGACCTGCGGATACGGCACGTTCAACCCATGCAGGTAACCGACGAAATCGCCGTAGCCGAGCAGCTTCATCACGCCGCCCCACAGGAACAACGCCGCCAGCGCCAGGCGTGCGAAAAAAATGACGCCGGAATCGACGGAACGCGTCATGCCTCTCTCCTCGTATGCAGTTCGGCCGGCCGCACGGGGCGCGCCCGTGAAGCTCGGGGGCCGCGCGGCCCTGCTGGGCCTGCGGCAAATGGGCCAGCATAGAGGGTCTTTCGGCCGTGTCCAAGAAAAAGGTTGTAGCAAATCTTTACACGGCAGCGGTCGCGCGGCCCGCTTGCGGCGGCACGAAAAAAGCGTTTAGCCCGCGTCGCTCAACAGCACGCCTTTCTTGAAGATGAAGCAGCCGTAACCGCGCAGTTCGCCGGTGACGATGACCGCATACGCCTGCTGCGCGCGCTCGTAGAACGCGAAACGCTCGACGCCCGTGAGCGGCACCGCGCGCCCTTCCGCGCGGTCGATCTCGGCCTGCACCTCGCGCTGCACGGGCGGCACTGCAGCCGCGTCGCCGACGACTTCCATCCGCCATGCAGGCGTGTCGACGTACGTGTCGAGCGGCAGCACGGACAGCACCGCACGCGCGACGCGCGCCGAATCGGCGCCGTCGATCCGCAGCGCGCGACCGACCACCGTGTGCTCCGCGACGGATTCCGCCGGGAAATTCGCGTCGCAGATCGCGATTTCGTCACCGTGGCCCATCGCGCGCAGCGTGTGCAGGATGTCGGCGTGCAGCAGCGGGTCGAGATTCTTCAGCATGTCGGCTTGTCTCCAGGATCGGGAATGAACGCATAAGTTACCCGATCCCTGTCGCCGCCGGGCAGGTATCGCTCGCTTCACGACGCCGCGACGGGCATTTCGTCGATGAAACCCGTGACCGATGCGAGACGGCCCGACGCGTCGACGGTGCCGAAGTCCGAGCCCTTCACGATCGCCGCGCCGTCGGGCGACACGAGCGCCCACGAGAACCGCAGATGCTGGCCGAACGCGTCGACGTCGGTCGTGCGGCGGAAGCGGTATGCGGGAAAGCGCTCCTGCACGGCCGCGATCATCGTGTCGATGCCCGCGTGGCCGTCGCCGGCCATCAGCGGATCGCGATAGGTCGCATCGCTCGCGTAGGTTGCATCGATCAGCGCGCGGCGGCGCGCGACGTCGGGTTCGTTCCATGCGTCGAAGTAGCGGTCGATCAGGTCGGCTTGAGCAGACTGGGCGGATTGGGCGGTGTTCATTGCGAGGCTCCTTGTGTCGATGAGGGGACGATGTCGCGAACGTTTCGTGTCCGCGTGCAGCTATCGTCGCCGGCCTC
Encoded proteins:
- a CDS encoding DoxX family protein produces the protein MTRSVDSGVIFFARLALAALFLWGGVMKLLGYGDFVGYLHGLNVPYPQVVAPIVVAIEGLGGLLLIVGYKVKPLALLMAFYTVATAMVGHNFWDATDAAVQHDMVIHFWKNISIAGGFLLLFVTGAGGASIDGLRRPSSSYGGLR
- a CDS encoding RbsD/FucU family protein, whose translation is MLKNLDPLLHADILHTLRAMGHGDEIAICDANFPAESVAEHTVVGRALRIDGADSARVARAVLSVLPLDTYVDTPAWRMEVVGDAAAVPPVQREVQAEIDRAEGRAVPLTGVERFAFYERAQQAYAVIVTGELRGYGCFIFKKGVLLSDAG
- a CDS encoding nuclear transport factor 2 family protein, yielding MNTAQSAQSAQADLIDRYFDAWNEPDVARRRALIDATYASDATYRDPLMAGDGHAGIDTMIAAVQERFPAYRFRRTTDVDAFGQHLRFSWALVSPDGAAIVKGSDFGTVDASGRLASVTGFIDEMPVAAS